The Toxorhynchites rutilus septentrionalis strain SRP chromosome 3, ASM2978413v1, whole genome shotgun sequence genome includes a region encoding these proteins:
- the LOC129776504 gene encoding uncharacterized protein LOC129776504, translated as MGCFGGKSKKQARPATQPKCPPKQKAWTEREWKIHGKYLEQLAVPKKDLQNEKTFQQPTLPKVPLSQLKPRMNTLARPKPTFGSHQTSHVCPLGPQSCHCHVADPLRTISPLAKSYVPTQRINLLSQPKLNYQEVIRCFPMKKVMCINKRVIQPLSLYRTKKLATPKYQYLCTPEHDPYQVKPEALTAVATRRTMLLAMPKTYSFIEN; from the exons ATGGGATGTTTCGGTGGCAAAAGCAAGAAACAAGCCCGACCAGCAACGCAACCAAAGTGCCCACCGAAGCAGAAAGCGTGGACCGAGCGTGAATGGAAAATTCACGGTAAATATTTGGAGCAACTGGCTGTCCCGAAAAAAGACCTGCAAAACGAGAAAACCTTCCAGCAACCG ACTCTGCCAAAGGTCCCCCTCAGTCAGCTGAAACCACGCATGAATACGTTGGCACGTCCAAAGCCAACCTTCGGTTCGCATCAAACATCGCACGTTTGTCCACTTGGCCCACAGAGCTGCCACTGCCATGTGGCGGATCCCCTCCGCACCATTTCGCCCCTAGCCAAAAGCTACGTGCCAACCCAGCGGATCAACCTATTAAGCCAGCCGAAGCTCAACTATCAGGAGGTTATCCGGTGCTTTCCCATGAAAAAGGTTATGTGCATCAACAAGCGGGTCATCCAACCGCTGTCGCTCTACCGGACCAAGAAACTGGCGACGCCCAAATATCAGTATCTCTGCACGCCGGAACACGACCCGTACCAGGTGAAACCGGAAGCACTGACCGCAGTGGCAACCAGACGGACGATGCTGCTCGCCATGCCGAAAACCTATTCCTTCATCGAGAACTAA